A section of the Orenia marismortui DSM 5156 genome encodes:
- a CDS encoding SDR family NAD(P)-dependent oxidoreductase, producing MSNLKRLKEKYTLITGASKGIGYELANIFAQNKFNLILVARSEDKLAEIAKELIEKYNINCYIFAADLSSLDNVKKLYNKIQNKGLDVSVLVNNAGFGKLGLFHKTDIETEIDMINLNITTVTFLTKLFLQDMIKMGYGKIMNVASTAAFQPGPYMSVYYASKAYVLSFSEALASELNNLKISISTLCPGPTDTNFQDVANMKKVKLFESEVMKAETVAKVAYKGLLKGKRIIIPGIQNKLLATSSKLMPSKAITEIVKKLQSPN from the coding sequence TTGAGTAATCTAAAGAGACTAAAAGAAAAATATACTTTAATCACAGGAGCATCTAAAGGTATAGGCTATGAATTAGCTAATATCTTTGCTCAAAATAAATTTAATTTAATATTAGTAGCACGAAGTGAAGATAAGTTAGCTGAAATAGCTAAAGAACTAATAGAGAAGTATAATATAAATTGTTATATCTTTGCTGCTGATTTATCTTCGCTAGATAATGTAAAAAAATTATATAATAAGATTCAAAATAAAGGCTTAGATGTTTCTGTATTAGTTAACAATGCAGGCTTTGGAAAATTAGGCTTGTTTCATAAGACTGATATAGAGACTGAAATTGATATGATTAATTTAAATATTACTACAGTTACCTTTTTAACTAAATTATTTTTACAAGATATGATTAAGATGGGTTATGGCAAGATAATGAATGTTGCTTCAACTGCTGCTTTTCAACCTGGACCATATATGTCAGTATATTATGCTAGTAAAGCCTATGTTTTATCTTTTAGTGAAGCCTTAGCTAGTGAATTAAATAATTTAAAGATAAGTATTTCTACTTTATGCCCTGGGCCTACGGATACCAATTTTCAAGATGTTGCTAATATGAAGAAGGTTAAATTGTTTGAAAGTGAAGTTATGAAGGCTGAAACTGTAGCAAAAGTGGCTTATAAAGGACTTCTGAAAGGCAAAAGGATAATCATTCCAGGGATTCAGAATAAATTGCTTGCTACTTCATCAAAGCTAATGCCAAGCAAAGCTATTACAGAGATAGTTAAAAAATTACAATCACCTAATTGA
- a CDS encoding DUF1385 domain-containing protein: MKIGGRAYKNGVRLVGENYSVKAYYDNDQLKYIINRKIANKNKFLVVSKKIPIIRGMISFIFALVSFFKEASGNPKRYWPILLIFSLDILLESYFILMPESSNNLLTTLSQINSQFYIIMGIIVAFLLRQTLLKDTFKFHGAEHKAVNYFEAEYETPLIEQSRLANRCGTNLIVFYFIIISLFAFFGIYINAYLESLLAIGIAYEIISLAPDSILSIAYLFQKFTTIEPDKRHLKAAETALNVLMSQEDEGSPPVII; this comes from the coding sequence ATGAAAATAGGTGGAAGAGCATATAAAAATGGTGTTCGGCTAGTAGGTGAGAACTATTCAGTCAAAGCTTATTATGATAATGATCAATTAAAATATATAATTAATCGAAAAATAGCAAATAAAAATAAATTCTTAGTAGTAAGTAAAAAAATACCTATAATTCGTGGTATGATTAGCTTTATATTTGCATTGGTCTCCTTTTTTAAAGAAGCTTCAGGTAATCCTAAAAGGTATTGGCCAATTTTATTAATCTTTAGCTTAGATATCTTATTAGAAAGTTATTTTATTCTAATGCCTGAAAGTAGTAATAATTTATTAACTACATTGTCCCAAATCAATTCTCAGTTTTATATTATTATGGGAATAATAGTGGCCTTCTTATTGCGACAAACATTACTAAAAGATACCTTTAAATTTCATGGTGCCGAACATAAAGCAGTGAATTATTTTGAAGCTGAGTATGAAACGCCACTCATAGAACAATCTAGATTAGCTAATCGTTGTGGGACCAATCTAATAGTATTTTACTTTATTATTATTAGTTTATTTGCTTTTTTTGGTATATATATTAATGCATATTTAGAAAGTTTATTAGCAATTGGGATTGCTTATGAAATCATATCTTTAGCTCCAGATAGTATATTATCTATTGCTTATCTGTTCCAGAAATTTACTACTATTGAGCCTGATAAAAGACATTTAAAAGCTGCAGAAACAGCATTAAATGTTTTAATGTCTCAAGAAGATGAAGGCTCACCACCAGTAATAATTTGA
- a CDS encoding sodium-dependent transporter, producing the protein MSEENQWGSRLGFILATVGSAVGLGNIWRFSYVSYENGGGAFLIPYLVALLTTGIPLLILEFSFGKKMRGSTVLAYKKLKKKWEWVGWWPVLSVFVLLTYYVVIISWSLKYIYYALSQAWGSNPEAFFYSEHLNLTSGIESIGGINITILLSVVAIWFINYIIVYNGVEKGIEKASKIFMPLLALLMLIITVRGITLPGAVAGINKFLEPDFSQLLNSKVWLAAYGQIFFTLSVCFGVMITYASYLPKDSDIVNNSFIAALANCGFSFIVGIGVFGILGYMATQTGTPFEDVVTQSIGLAFIAFPKAINMLPAFSTLFGVLFFSALVIAGISSSISMVEAVVKALNDKFAWSRRKASTIVALAGLLGSLIFTTGAGLYFLDIIDYFNMQFAIVSIGIIQCIVLGWIYKASKLRDYFNPISNFQIGSWWDIMIKYFTPIILGTMLILSLISEIKEGYGGYPISGLKIGWIVTGLTLVFAIILNNMSWQEKYKNIEE; encoded by the coding sequence TTGTCAGAAGAAAATCAATGGGGTAGTAGATTAGGATTTATTTTGGCTACTGTTGGTTCAGCAGTAGGTCTCGGTAATATTTGGAGATTTAGTTATGTCTCTTATGAAAATGGTGGAGGAGCATTTTTAATACCTTATCTAGTTGCTTTATTAACTACAGGTATTCCACTATTAATTTTAGAATTTAGCTTTGGAAAGAAGATGAGGGGTTCAACTGTATTAGCGTATAAGAAATTAAAGAAGAAGTGGGAATGGGTCGGTTGGTGGCCAGTTTTATCTGTGTTTGTATTATTAACATACTACGTAGTTATTATCAGTTGGAGCTTAAAATATATCTATTATGCTCTAAGCCAAGCTTGGGGATCTAATCCAGAAGCATTCTTTTACTCAGAACATTTAAATTTAACTTCTGGAATAGAAAGTATAGGTGGAATAAATATAACTATACTATTAAGTGTAGTAGCTATTTGGTTCATTAATTATATTATTGTTTATAATGGAGTTGAGAAAGGTATTGAGAAAGCTTCTAAAATATTTATGCCTTTATTAGCTTTATTAATGTTAATTATCACAGTTAGAGGTATTACTTTACCTGGAGCTGTAGCAGGAATAAATAAATTTTTAGAGCCTGATTTCTCACAATTATTAAATTCTAAAGTATGGCTAGCTGCTTATGGACAGATATTCTTTACTTTAAGTGTCTGCTTTGGAGTGATGATTACTTATGCAAGTTACTTACCGAAAGATTCTGATATTGTTAATAACTCCTTTATTGCAGCATTAGCAAATTGTGGCTTTAGTTTTATTGTAGGAATTGGAGTGTTTGGAATTCTAGGTTATATGGCAACACAAACTGGTACTCCTTTCGAAGATGTTGTAACACAAAGTATAGGGCTTGCTTTTATAGCATTTCCTAAAGCAATTAATATGTTGCCAGCTTTCAGTACATTATTTGGAGTTTTATTCTTCTCTGCTTTAGTTATAGCAGGTATATCATCAAGTATATCTATGGTAGAGGCTGTAGTAAAGGCACTTAATGATAAATTTGCTTGGAGTAGAAGGAAAGCATCCACTATTGTAGCTTTAGCTGGATTGCTAGGAAGTCTGATCTTTACAACTGGTGCTGGATTATACTTTTTAGATATAATCGATTATTTTAATATGCAATTTGCGATTGTAAGTATTGGGATTATTCAATGTATTGTTTTAGGGTGGATTTATAAAGCAAGTAAGTTAAGAGATTACTTTAATCCTATTTCTAACTTTCAAATTGGTTCTTGGTGGGATATAATGATTAAATATTTCACACCTATAATCTTAGGAACTATGCTAATTCTAAGTTTAATTAGTGAAATAAAAGAAGGTTATGGGGGATATCCTATCTCAGGATTAAAAATAGGATGGATAGTAACAGGATTAACCTTAGTATTTGCTATCATTTTAAATAATATGTCTTGGCAAGAAAAATATAAAAATATAGAAGAATAG
- a CDS encoding cysteine desulfurase family protein yields MKEIYLDNAATTKPHPKAVEEMKIALTTAYANPSSLHGMGIKAEKLIKEARKRIANKLEVNPKEVYFTSGGTESNNLAIQGVANSLKRYGNRVITTSIEHPSVLEVFNRLEEDGFEVKYLNVDNTGKIKTDELKKFLNEDTILVSIMGINNEIGSIQSLAEIGELIANYDNLYFHVDGVQSFGKADIYPEKVGIDLYSISSHKIHGPKGVGALYIRKGTRLDNLMAGSGQEAGIRPGTENVPGIVGFGKAAELIPTKEDRDKIYKLKKLLVNRILDEIEGTILNGPDIYSGACHIANISFEGVKGEVLVHTLEREGIYVSTGAACSSRQETPSYVLEAINLRKEIIEGAIRFSLSLEITEEDINYVVDKLKTSVKMLRKIMQR; encoded by the coding sequence ATGAAAGAGATTTATCTAGATAATGCAGCAACAACTAAGCCTCATCCCAAGGCTGTAGAAGAGATGAAGATTGCTTTAACTACAGCTTATGCTAATCCATCTTCATTGCATGGAATGGGAATAAAAGCAGAGAAATTAATTAAAGAAGCGAGAAAGAGAATAGCCAATAAATTGGAGGTGAATCCTAAAGAAGTATACTTTACATCTGGAGGTACAGAATCTAATAATTTGGCTATTCAAGGTGTAGCAAATTCTCTAAAGAGATATGGCAATAGAGTAATTACTACCTCAATAGAACATCCTTCTGTATTAGAGGTCTTTAACAGATTAGAGGAAGATGGTTTTGAAGTTAAATATTTGAATGTTGATAATACTGGAAAGATAAAGACCGATGAATTAAAAAAATTCTTAAATGAAGATACTATCTTAGTTAGTATCATGGGAATTAATAATGAAATAGGTTCGATTCAATCCTTAGCTGAAATCGGTGAATTAATTGCTAATTATGATAATCTATATTTCCATGTAGATGGTGTACAAAGTTTTGGTAAAGCTGATATTTATCCTGAAAAGGTTGGGATAGATTTATACTCAATTAGTAGTCATAAGATTCATGGTCCTAAAGGAGTAGGGGCCTTGTATATTAGGAAGGGTACTAGATTAGATAACTTAATGGCAGGAAGTGGCCAAGAAGCTGGCATTAGACCTGGGACAGAGAATGTTCCTGGAATTGTAGGTTTTGGTAAAGCCGCTGAGTTAATTCCTACTAAAGAGGATAGAGATAAGATATACAAACTAAAAAAATTATTAGTAAATAGAATTTTAGATGAGATAGAGGGAACAATCTTGAATGGTCCAGATATTTATTCTGGAGCTTGTCATATAGCAAACATCTCTTTTGAGGGGGTTAAAGGGGAAGTTTTAGTCCATACTTTAGAAAGAGAAGGAATTTATGTATCAACAGGTGCAGCTTGCTCTTCACGCCAAGAAACCCCTAGTTATGTTTTAGAAGCAATTAATTTAAGAAAAGAGATTATTGAAGGAGCAATTAGATTTAGTCTTTCTTTAGAAATCACTGAGGAAGATATTAATTATGTAGTAGATAAGCTAAAAACTAGTGTAAAAATGTTGAGAAAAATCATGCAGAGGTGA
- the thiI gene encoding tRNA uracil 4-sulfurtransferase ThiI, whose amino-acid sequence MKKLYLIRYGEIGIKGKNRYLFENKLISNIIKALKSEDPEVDVYKTYGRVYVETKIKEDKAIKKLKRIFGIVGIAPARKVDLDVDKIKDTCLEMVHNDLPKEGTTTFKISARRNNKSFELDSMELNRELGAHVLINTEDGRLKVDVHNPEINVKVEIRADFAYIYTKDIAGSGGLPVGVTGKSGLLLSGGIDSPVAGWMIAKRGAKIVPIYFHSFPFTSDRAKEKVIDLAETLATYQGETKLHVVHFTDIQTEMNDKCPEELTTIIMRRIMMKIAERITLNNGGKSLITGESMGQVASQTMESMYVTNMVPEMPIFRPLIGLDKVEIIARAKEIGTYETSIEPYEDCCTVFVPKSPETKPTPKQIAIGEKNLEIEDLIHKAIDEVEVININPYE is encoded by the coding sequence ATGAAAAAATTATATTTAATTCGTTACGGTGAGATCGGTATTAAGGGAAAAAATAGATATCTATTTGAAAATAAATTAATCTCTAATATTATCAAAGCTCTTAAGAGTGAGGATCCAGAAGTAGATGTTTATAAAACTTATGGCAGAGTTTATGTAGAGACTAAGATTAAAGAAGATAAGGCTATTAAAAAATTAAAAAGAATCTTTGGAATTGTAGGTATTGCTCCAGCTCGTAAGGTAGATTTAGATGTAGATAAGATTAAAGATACCTGCCTAGAAATGGTACATAATGATCTACCTAAAGAAGGTACAACTACCTTCAAAATTAGTGCTAGAAGAAATAATAAGAGCTTTGAATTAGATAGTATGGAATTAAACAGAGAATTGGGAGCTCATGTGTTAATAAATACTGAAGATGGAAGATTAAAAGTTGATGTACATAATCCTGAAATTAATGTTAAGGTAGAAATCCGGGCTGATTTCGCTTATATTTATACTAAAGATATTGCTGGTTCTGGGGGGTTACCAGTAGGTGTAACAGGAAAATCAGGATTATTATTATCAGGTGGAATTGATAGTCCAGTTGCAGGTTGGATGATAGCTAAGCGTGGAGCAAAGATAGTCCCTATCTATTTTCATAGCTTTCCTTTTACAAGTGATCGAGCTAAAGAGAAGGTTATTGATTTAGCAGAAACCCTAGCAACTTATCAGGGTGAAACAAAATTACATGTAGTACATTTTACTGATATTCAAACTGAAATGAATGATAAATGCCCAGAAGAATTAACTACAATCATTATGAGAAGGATTATGATGAAAATTGCTGAAAGAATTACTTTAAATAATGGTGGTAAATCTTTAATCACAGGTGAGAGTATGGGGCAAGTTGCTAGTCAAACTATGGAATCTATGTATGTGACCAATATGGTACCAGAGATGCCGATATTTAGACCATTAATTGGACTAGATAAGGTGGAAATTATAGCTAGAGCAAAAGAGATAGGAACTTATGAAACATCTATTGAACCTTATGAAGATTGTTGTACTGTCTTTGTACCAAAAAGTCCTGAAACCAAGCCTACCCCTAAACAGATAGCTATAGGGGAAAAGAACTTAGAAATAGAAGATTTAATCCACAAAGCTATCGATGAAGTAGAGGTTATTAATATTAATCCATATGAATAA
- a CDS encoding asparaginase translates to MKKIKVITTGGTIAMGEDQNTHQIVPKLSGKDLLNSVPELNNIAELELIQYSNLDSSQLTPKMILELSKLVKEALASKDISGVLITHGTDTLEETAYLLDLVLDTENPVVITGALRSFNQLSSDGKANLVQSLQTIIEPHSKNKGVLVVLNNQIHAARFVSKVHTNKLWAFDSINTGSIGSIDHCGVHYFYNLDKQVTINTEELEDNVQLIKLAIGNDDRLIQASLDYGVKGLVLEAFGLGTLPKSIVSSLLRAKKEKIPVVITSRCLEGRVYNLYGASTGKTNIAETDIIFAGNLNSTKARLVLMLLLGQGLSKNEIRQFFGLKLKM, encoded by the coding sequence GTGAAGAAGATTAAAGTTATTACTACCGGTGGTACGATTGCTATGGGGGAGGATCAAAATACTCACCAGATAGTTCCAAAGTTATCAGGAAAAGATTTATTAAACTCCGTACCTGAATTGAATAATATTGCTGAATTAGAATTAATTCAATATAGTAATTTAGATAGTTCACAATTAACTCCTAAGATGATCTTGGAACTATCTAAATTAGTTAAGGAAGCTTTAGCAAGCAAAGATATTAGTGGTGTCTTAATTACCCACGGTACAGACACCTTAGAGGAGACTGCGTATTTATTAGATTTAGTTTTGGATACTGAAAATCCTGTAGTTATCACAGGTGCTCTAAGGAGTTTTAATCAATTAAGTTCAGATGGAAAAGCTAATCTGGTCCAATCTTTACAAACAATAATCGAACCCCATAGTAAAAATAAAGGAGTGCTTGTTGTTCTAAATAACCAGATTCATGCGGCTAGATTTGTTTCTAAAGTCCATACAAATAAATTGTGGGCATTTGATTCAATTAATACTGGTTCAATTGGTAGTATAGATCACTGTGGAGTTCATTATTTTTATAATTTAGATAAACAGGTTACAATTAATACCGAAGAATTAGAAGATAATGTCCAGTTAATAAAATTAGCTATAGGAAATGATGATCGATTAATTCAGGCATCCTTGGATTATGGTGTTAAGGGATTAGTATTAGAAGCTTTTGGATTAGGGACCTTACCAAAGAGTATAGTTTCTTCATTACTTAGAGCAAAAAAAGAAAAGATACCTGTAGTTATAACCTCGCGTTGTTTAGAAGGAAGAGTATACAATCTTTATGGTGCTTCAACAGGCAAGACCAATATTGCAGAGACTGATATTATTTTTGCTGGTAATTTAAATAGTACTAAAGCAAGATTAGTCTTAATGTTATTATTGGGTCAAGGGCTTAGCAAAAATGAAATTAGACAGTTTTTTGGTTTGAAGTTAAAGATGTAA
- a CDS encoding MTH1187 family thiamine-binding protein produces the protein MAIVEVSVVPIGTEDTSLSKYVAGCHKILANEDNIDYQLTAMGTIIEGELDDILEIIKKIHKLPFDNGAKRVYTNIKIDDRRDKKANIQQKIRSVKSKL, from the coding sequence TTGGCTATTGTAGAAGTTAGTGTGGTACCTATAGGTACAGAGGATACTAGTTTAAGTAAATATGTAGCTGGTTGTCACAAAATTTTAGCTAACGAAGATAATATAGATTATCAGTTAACTGCGATGGGGACTATTATTGAAGGGGAACTAGATGATATTTTAGAAATTATAAAGAAGATCCATAAGCTTCCTTTTGATAATGGGGCTAAAAGAGTCTACACTAATATTAAGATAGATGATAGACGAGATAAAAAAGCTAATATACAGCAAAAAATAAGATCAGTTAAAAGTAAATTATAG
- a CDS encoding IS30 family transposase — translation MTYLNDTPKSRKNKHLNAYERGQIALLHSEGMNPNAIAKRLGRASNTIRNELKRGTVSQIKANKKIMVYYPDTGQRVYESNRKNCGPKFKLLQCEEFIDYVIEQFYEKGHSLDAICGAAKLHNKFPKPEMVSTKTLYNYVNAGLLTIKNIDLPLKLKRSSKRKHTKNNKKKLGTSIDQRPESINNRSEFGHWEIDTMIGKKTKNESVLLTMTERMTRKEIIRKIPAKTAQAVQDAILKLVNEAGDCFPKVFKSFTCDNGSEFAQMSFLEQISDTKVYFAHPYSSWERGTNERHNGLIRRFIPKGNSLNQFSIESIARVQNWCNTLPRKILDYLTPDEIFEDKLKQILYD, via the coding sequence ATGACTTACTTAAATGATACACCAAAATCCCGAAAAAATAAACACCTAAATGCTTATGAACGTGGTCAAATTGCATTATTACATTCCGAAGGAATGAATCCAAATGCTATTGCAAAACGTTTAGGTAGAGCTTCTAATACCATTAGAAACGAACTAAAACGTGGTACAGTTTCTCAAATTAAAGCTAATAAAAAGATTATGGTCTATTACCCTGACACTGGTCAAAGAGTTTATGAATCTAATCGCAAGAATTGTGGTCCTAAATTTAAACTTTTGCAATGTGAAGAGTTCATTGATTATGTTATAGAACAGTTCTACGAAAAAGGACATTCTCTTGATGCTATATGTGGTGCAGCAAAACTTCATAATAAATTTCCAAAGCCAGAGATGGTATCTACTAAAACGCTTTATAACTACGTCAACGCTGGATTATTGACAATTAAAAACATTGATTTACCTTTGAAGCTTAAGCGTTCTTCAAAAAGAAAGCACACTAAAAATAATAAAAAGAAGCTTGGTACAAGTATAGATCAACGCCCTGAAAGTATTAATAATCGTAGTGAGTTTGGTCACTGGGAAATTGACACTATGATAGGCAAAAAGACTAAAAATGAATCAGTTTTACTTACTATGACAGAACGTATGACTCGTAAAGAAATTATTCGTAAAATCCCTGCCAAGACTGCTCAAGCAGTTCAAGATGCTATTTTAAAGCTCGTTAATGAAGCAGGAGATTGTTTTCCAAAAGTATTTAAAAGCTTCACTTGTGATAATGGCTCTGAGTTTGCTCAAATGTCATTTTTAGAGCAAATTAGTGATACTAAAGTATACTTTGCACATCCATATTCATCATGGGAAAGAGGAACTAATGAGCGTCATAATGGTCTTATAAGACGCTTTATCCCTAAAGGTAATAGTCTAAACCAATTCTCTATTGAATCTATTGCTAGAGTCCAAAACTGGTGCAATACTTTACCAAGAAAAATCTTAGATTACCTAACCCCTGATGAAATATTTGAAGATAAATTAAAACAAATTCTTTATGACTAA
- the splB gene encoding spore photoproduct lyase, whose translation MKQFKAKRVLIEDQALEYSLGRKLDKRFKEEGIPVEYIKSHNRVSPDEQMSPTALFNWTKETLVVGVKKTLRFKSCYPSADYRLVMNTSCPGKCEYCYLSTNLGSASYLRVYVNVEEILEAAKKHIAKGEGKIVSFEASSSSDPIAVEHLTGSLKKLIEFFAKEEKGRLRLVTKFAFVDNLLDIKHNQHTRFRFSINSNYVIKNFEHLTATLDERITAARKIQQAGYPLGFILAPLMIYDGWQKDYEQTLKKLSSELTITQNQPLSFELIMYRFTTRSKKLIEARFPNTKLKLDKDSHHHKGFGKYVYPEEKAERLKEFIEGRIKYYFPQAKIEYFT comes from the coding sequence ATGAAGCAATTTAAAGCCAAAAGAGTTTTGATAGAAGATCAGGCCTTAGAATATTCTTTGGGAAGAAAGTTGGATAAAAGGTTTAAAGAAGAAGGAATTCCAGTAGAATATATTAAATCTCACAATCGAGTTAGTCCTGATGAGCAGATGAGCCCAACTGCTTTATTTAATTGGACTAAAGAAACATTAGTAGTTGGAGTAAAGAAGACATTAAGATTTAAATCTTGTTATCCTTCAGCTGATTATAGACTGGTTATGAATACTAGCTGTCCTGGGAAGTGTGAATATTGTTATCTATCTACTAATTTAGGATCTGCTTCTTACTTAAGAGTTTATGTTAATGTTGAAGAAATTCTAGAGGCTGCAAAAAAACATATTGCTAAAGGGGAAGGAAAGATTGTTAGCTTTGAAGCAAGTAGTTCTTCAGATCCAATAGCAGTGGAACACTTAACAGGAAGTTTAAAAAAGTTAATAGAATTCTTTGCCAAAGAAGAAAAGGGGAGATTAAGATTAGTTACTAAATTTGCTTTTGTTGATAATTTATTAGATATTAAACATAATCAGCATACTAGATTTCGCTTTAGTATCAACTCTAATTATGTAATTAAAAATTTTGAACATTTAACAGCAACCTTAGATGAAAGAATTACTGCAGCAAGAAAGATTCAACAAGCTGGATATCCTTTAGGTTTTATTCTAGCACCTTTGATGATTTATGATGGTTGGCAGAAAGATTATGAACAGACATTAAAAAAATTAAGTTCTGAATTAACGATAACTCAAAATCAACCTTTGAGTTTTGAGTTAATTATGTATAGATTTACTACTAGATCTAAGAAATTAATAGAAGCTAGATTTCCTAATACTAAATTGAAACTAGACAAAGATAGTCACCATCATAAAGGATTTGGAAAGTATGTTTATCCTGAAGAAAAGGCAGAAAGGTTAAAGGAGTTTATAGAAGGTAGAATAAAATATTATTTCCCTCAAGCTAAGATAGAATATTTTACTTAA
- a CDS encoding M42 family metallopeptidase, which yields MKKLIKELVEAYGPSGNEENIREIIKDKIEDKVDQIKVDNLGNLIVLKKGKDSSKSIMLAAHMDEIGLIATHIDDNGFIRFSNVGGVSPYTLLGERIIFNNEIIAVIDKEGKLEDISKLKHEKLYADIGASSKEEAKKKVNIGDTASYYRKMDDLGDRCVAKSMDDRSGCALLIETINQLDDQPSYDTYFVFTVQEEVGLRGSKTSAYGINPDLGIAVDVTLTGDTPEAKTMEVGLGKGPAIKVKDRSVLVHPQVKNLMIDIAEKNNIPYQLEVLTAGGTDAGSIHLTRSGVRSGALSIPCRYVHSPSEMIDINDMKNGVKLLVNILESDYGKAFE from the coding sequence ATGAAAAAATTAATCAAAGAATTAGTAGAAGCTTATGGACCATCTGGAAATGAAGAAAATATAAGAGAGATTATTAAAGATAAAATAGAAGATAAGGTAGATCAGATAAAAGTTGATAATCTAGGTAATTTAATCGTTCTAAAAAAAGGTAAAGACTCTAGTAAATCTATAATGTTAGCAGCTCATATGGATGAGATAGGATTGATTGCTACCCATATTGATGATAATGGATTTATTCGTTTTTCTAATGTAGGTGGTGTATCACCATATACATTATTAGGTGAAAGAATTATATTTAATAATGAAATTATAGCTGTAATTGATAAGGAAGGAAAGTTAGAGGATATTAGTAAGTTAAAACATGAAAAATTATATGCTGATATTGGAGCAAGTAGTAAAGAGGAAGCTAAAAAGAAGGTTAATATAGGTGATACAGCATCTTATTATCGGAAGATGGATGATTTAGGTGATAGATGTGTTGCTAAATCTATGGATGATCGCAGTGGTTGTGCTCTTTTAATCGAAACTATCAATCAATTAGATGATCAACCAAGCTATGATACTTATTTTGTATTTACTGTACAAGAAGAAGTAGGGTTAAGAGGATCCAAAACATCTGCTTATGGTATTAATCCTGATTTGGGAATTGCAGTTGATGTTACTTTAACTGGAGATACACCTGAAGCTAAGACCATGGAGGTTGGTTTAGGAAAAGGTCCTGCTATTAAAGTTAAAGATAGATCTGTTCTTGTCCATCCACAAGTTAAAAACTTAATGATTGATATTGCAGAGAAAAATAATATTCCATATCAATTAGAAGTACTTACAGCAGGGGGGACAGATGCAGGAAGTATTCATTTAACTCGATCAGGAGTTCGTTCTGGAGCTTTATCTATACCTTGTCGTTATGTTCATTCTCCTTCAGAAATGATAGATATTAATGATATGAAAAATGGTGTGAAATTATTAGTGAATATATTGGAGTCTGACTATGGAAAAGCATTTGAATAA
- a CDS encoding 5' nucleotidase, NT5C type, whose protein sequence is MLECIVIFVDEVINMTKRIGVDIDAVLTDEGRGEENIWHSNICKYFDLTERIDNVYDFRDAYGLSSEEVEEFIAAKGLTIFREVPPRPRCKEVLSDLKEKDYSIILVTARPAENNTVTLEWLEEHQIPFDKLIHSEEKADVCKKEDIEFFIDDNPKHLIPIRELLRIPVLLMNMDHNQGISGEFIRVDNWTDIEKHIPQILE, encoded by the coding sequence ATGTTAGAATGTATAGTAATATTTGTTGATGAGGTGATTAATATGACAAAAAGAATTGGTGTAGATATTGATGCAGTTTTGACTGATGAAGGACGAGGAGAGGAAAATATTTGGCATTCAAATATATGCAAGTATTTTGACTTAACAGAAAGAATTGATAATGTATATGATTTTAGAGATGCTTACGGTCTAAGCAGTGAAGAAGTAGAAGAGTTTATAGCTGCAAAAGGATTGACAATATTTAGAGAGGTTCCTCCTCGCCCTCGATGCAAAGAGGTTTTAAGTGATTTAAAAGAAAAGGATTATAGCATTATTTTAGTGACAGCTAGACCAGCTGAAAATAATACAGTAACTTTAGAATGGCTAGAGGAACATCAAATTCCTTTCGATAAATTAATTCATAGTGAAGAAAAAGCTGACGTTTGTAAGAAAGAAGATATAGAATTTTTTATAGATGATAATCCTAAACACCTAATCCCTATAAGAGAGTTATTAAGAATTCCAGTTTTATTAATGAATATGGATCATAATCAAGGTATATCAGGTGAGTTTATTAGGGTAGATAATTGGACAGATATAGAGAAACATATTCCCCAAATTTTAGAATGA